One bacterium CG_4_10_14_0_2_um_filter_33_32 genomic region harbors:
- a CDS encoding bifunctional methylenetetrahydrofolate dehydrogenase/methenyltetrahydrofolate cyclohydrolase (catalyzes the formation of 5,10-methenyltetrahydrofolate from 5,10-methylenetetrahydrofolate and subsequent formation of 10-formyltetrahydrofolate from 5,10-methenyltetrahydrofolate), which yields MAVLLDGRSLACRIESRQEREVLKLKRAGIIPTLAVILVGNDSASQIYVSKKQEEGKRIGISVKVFRYSKDMNTAGLISQIEKLNSDKNIHGIIVQFPLPKKISQEKVIEAISPKKDVDGVHPLNWGMLAYKKTGLMPCTPAAVMELLRYYKIPIKGKEVVIVGKGVIVGKPLSILLLNEDATLTVAHKETKNLKLHTKMADILISAVGYPGLIKADMVKRNAVVVDVGITRKRNKAVGDVDYKSVLKKVSYITPVPGGVGPVTVAMLLENVIKIAKDISIKPNI from the coding sequence ATGGCAGTCTTATTGGATGGTAGAAGCTTAGCATGTAGAATAGAATCTAGGCAAGAGAGAGAAGTTTTAAAATTAAAAAGAGCTGGTATAATACCCACCCTGGCTGTTATTTTAGTTGGGAATGATTCGGCATCTCAAATATATGTATCCAAAAAACAAGAAGAAGGGAAAAGAATTGGCATATCGGTTAAAGTTTTTAGATATTCCAAAGATATGAATACTGCTGGTTTAATTTCTCAAATTGAAAAATTAAATTCTGATAAAAATATACACGGCATTATTGTTCAATTTCCTCTTCCTAAAAAAATTAGCCAGGAAAAAGTTATTGAAGCTATTTCACCCAAAAAAGACGTTGATGGCGTCCATCCGTTAAATTGGGGTATGTTGGCCTATAAAAAAACCGGTTTAATGCCATGTACACCAGCTGCAGTTATGGAATTATTAAGGTATTATAAAATTCCGATTAAAGGAAAAGAGGTTGTGATAGTGGGGAAAGGGGTTATTGTTGGTAAGCCATTAAGCATTTTATTATTAAATGAAGATGCCACGCTTACCGTTGCACACAAAGAAACTAAGAACTTAAAATTACATACCAAGATGGCAGATATTTTGATTTCTGCTGTTGGTTACCCTGGTTTAATTAAAGCCGATATGGTTAAGAGGAATGCAGTTGTAGTGGATGTGGGTATTACTAGAAAGAGAAATAAAGCCGTAGGTGACGTGGATTATAAAAGTGTTTTAAAGAAAGTTTCTTATATTACTCCGGTACCAGGAGGAGTTGGTCCGGTCACTGTGGCTATGCTTTTGGAGAATGTAATTAAGATAGCAAAAGATATTTCTATAAAACCTAATATTTAA